The Halomonas sp. THAF5a genome segment CGGCCAGGCCGTCGGCGATCAGTGCCCGGCGGCTCTCCAGAAGCGGCTCGAGGGGGGTGAGATAGTGGGTGTCTTCGATGGCATCGTGCGGATAGATATCACGCCCCATGCGTAGCAGGCCGGCGGCCAGATCGGGCTCCGCCTGGGCCCAGCGCGGCCAGAGGCTACCGGTACCGATCGCTACGCCGGCGAGTAGCGCACCCTGCCCGGAGAGACTCAGGAAGCGGCGCCGGCTGATTGGCTGCGCCTCGGAGGAATGTGTCATGGCTTGGCTCCTTTTGTTGCTGTTGTTATGGGGTCGGCATCGTCTTGCGTTGTGGTCAGCCAGCGCGGCCGCGAGGCCGCGCCCCCTACCCCTGGCAGCTTTCGTGCCAGAAAGCGCCAAAAAAAACACAAGCCATTGTTTTAAAAGTATTCTTAAAACAGGAGCGGAGGATTTGCCCAGGCGAGGAGCCGCCATGGAGGGAGGGGCATTAC includes the following:
- a CDS encoding transcriptional initiation protein Tat, whose product is MTHSSEAQPISRRRFLSLSGQGALLAGVAIGTGSLWPRWAQAEPDLAAGLLRMGRDIYPHDAIEDTHYLTPLEPLLESRRALIADGLADLDRRAHEAHGRRYADIEQEADRAALLREIEDGDFFQTVRGTLVVGLYDNPALWEPHFGYEGASWQQGGYLHRGFDDLTVDWL